One region of Sulfuriroseicoccus oceanibius genomic DNA includes:
- a CDS encoding DUF2288 family protein, translating to MSDQQSNNTPEPMKYGLLGEDDMPFEEKVAKYTGEVDWSYLEPHYKNEALLWVDPSLELKDVAKALGDDDTETVANWLGNGDLVKIGSLHAMQWEGTDEKFTALVVTPFVLMQQKR from the coding sequence ATGAGTGACCAACAGAGCAACAATACCCCGGAACCGATGAAGTACGGACTCCTCGGGGAAGACGACATGCCATTCGAAGAAAAAGTCGCAAAGTACACCGGCGAGGTCGATTGGAGCTACCTCGAGCCCCACTACAAAAACGAGGCGCTGTTATGGGTCGATCCATCCTTGGAACTCAAGGACGTAGCCAAGGCTCTGGGCGACGACGACACCGAAACCGTCGCCAACTGGCTCGGCAATGGCGATCTGGTGAAGATCGGTAGCCTCCATGCCATGCAGTGGGAAGGCACCGATGAAAAGTTCACCGCACTCGTGGTGACTCCCTTCGTTCTGATGCAGCAGAAGAGGTAA
- a CDS encoding SbcC/MukB-like Walker B domain-containing protein: MSKKIELTRIHAINWFGYQDVFDISGNLLIAGITGSGKSILMDLMQLVLIGDQKSKYNQSATGKASSRTLKSYCLGDTKDEIEGVPQYMRNEGATTYVALEFTWPDGQRKETWGLRIEFDSAAQNQPSRRHGFWLQGAMTKDDWIDAFDYPLDYAEFRDLTHERGGRVFDTMEAYRREMALPGHLNFDRETLDYLLPAAMSFTFLDNFNRFCRNYVLPPDEIRIQEVRDSYHAFLSLRHELAALNQQLDLLERIHKDYQTHHQSQIDRDLYADISRELAVEDLREQVQELEEEIEELQQQAEEETRRESELEEQLGANRGRRDLLRDAINATDEGQLYRHLKDESRELVRRIAELSEAGRNVSEARELRCRMIEKWMNQLGQAGIKLPTPLVKSVQKQMKAVNGDDLDQLPQNLELLADAVRDLHDASKDAEVPLREDAEKKINKIKALTNRLEALESGKLNHRTALLDAINMSLPRRRNGDPAAFALRELCEVKDERWRPALEVAFTRKFAVVTEPENYGYAESIYREMKAAAPGESLINPMQALELNATRRSGSLAEKLECAHPVAQSIVDHLFGRIICVEDARDLTKHDAAILPDGFSYRKPFAERRAHYDKIPCIGGRGLEQQRETLTKERTQLRRELERLQPLANLLNEAEQLFRSQRLDSPSLGAQLADLQKLHELEQRRAAVVEQLGTIEVADFEAKDQELREIELQIDQAEQELKDLRKSDLKMQIGGCQRSLDDASEKLERADTELKRFRAEGPNLRDHQTRRAELYKELTHEYPVTDVACSQAERFERKCAERAITARSELVEARKELARDFPAYNEFSPEDPGNGPWDERLTRIANSDIPAYENKAKREEKNWQEIFRKQVLVKLRSALMRVDMTLKLLNKELKKPIGHHVYQIRKKRNPDYATYQQLVDNSALADEGGLFFDTIDSETKDEVERIFNLLVDDPNNTEALNFLDYRNYYDYDMSVVDTRDPDARETSVDKQSGKFSGGENQSPYFIAILACYLRAYHRYERGSNNPSIGLVPIDEAFSKLSGERIRDCIEALKSLELQGAFSMSSGNIPYAIDLCDQTMVVSKRETTKQRKTFIRNIAVSLTRADARKRLMGGS, from the coding sequence ATGAGCAAAAAGATCGAACTCACACGCATCCACGCGATCAACTGGTTTGGCTACCAGGATGTCTTCGACATCTCGGGCAACTTGCTGATCGCCGGCATCACGGGCTCCGGCAAGTCGATCCTGATGGACTTGATGCAGCTGGTGCTCATCGGCGACCAGAAGTCGAAGTACAACCAGTCGGCCACCGGCAAGGCATCGTCGCGTACGTTGAAAAGCTACTGCCTCGGCGACACCAAGGACGAGATCGAGGGCGTGCCCCAGTACATGCGCAACGAAGGCGCCACGACTTACGTCGCGCTCGAGTTCACCTGGCCGGATGGACAACGCAAGGAAACCTGGGGACTTCGCATTGAGTTCGACAGCGCGGCCCAGAACCAACCGTCACGCCGCCATGGGTTCTGGCTCCAGGGCGCGATGACCAAGGACGACTGGATCGACGCCTTCGACTATCCATTGGACTACGCCGAGTTCCGCGACCTCACTCACGAGCGTGGGGGCCGTGTGTTCGACACCATGGAAGCCTACCGCCGTGAGATGGCGCTGCCAGGGCACCTGAACTTCGACCGCGAAACGCTCGACTATTTGTTGCCGGCGGCAATGTCGTTCACCTTCCTCGACAACTTCAACCGCTTTTGCCGTAACTACGTACTGCCACCGGATGAAATCCGCATCCAGGAAGTCCGCGATAGTTACCACGCATTCCTCAGTCTTCGTCACGAGCTGGCCGCACTCAACCAACAGCTCGATCTGTTGGAGCGGATCCACAAGGATTACCAAACCCATCACCAGTCGCAGATCGACCGCGACCTCTACGCCGACATCAGCCGGGAGCTCGCCGTCGAGGACCTGCGCGAACAAGTGCAGGAACTGGAAGAGGAAATCGAAGAACTCCAACAACAGGCCGAGGAGGAAACCCGACGCGAAAGCGAGCTCGAAGAACAACTCGGCGCCAACCGCGGCCGCCGCGATTTGCTGCGCGATGCCATCAACGCCACCGACGAAGGCCAACTCTACCGCCACCTCAAGGACGAAAGTCGCGAGCTGGTTCGCCGCATCGCCGAACTCTCGGAAGCCGGTCGCAATGTCTCGGAAGCCCGCGAGCTGCGCTGCCGCATGATTGAGAAGTGGATGAACCAACTGGGCCAAGCCGGCATCAAGCTGCCCACCCCATTGGTCAAATCCGTGCAGAAGCAAATGAAGGCGGTGAATGGCGACGACCTCGACCAACTGCCACAAAACCTCGAACTGCTCGCCGATGCCGTGCGCGACCTCCACGACGCCTCGAAAGACGCGGAAGTCCCACTGCGAGAGGACGCGGAGAAGAAGATCAACAAGATCAAGGCGCTGACCAACCGCCTCGAAGCACTGGAAAGCGGCAAGCTCAACCACCGCACCGCTCTGCTCGATGCGATCAACATGTCCCTCCCCCGCCGCCGCAATGGCGATCCCGCCGCGTTCGCGCTGCGCGAACTGTGCGAGGTGAAGGACGAACGCTGGCGCCCTGCGCTGGAGGTAGCGTTCACCCGTAAGTTCGCCGTCGTGACCGAGCCTGAGAACTACGGCTACGCCGAATCGATCTACCGCGAGATGAAGGCGGCGGCTCCAGGCGAGTCGTTGATCAACCCAATGCAAGCGCTGGAGCTCAACGCCACTCGCAGGAGCGGGTCGTTGGCGGAGAAGCTGGAGTGCGCGCACCCGGTCGCCCAATCGATTGTCGACCATTTGTTCGGCCGCATCATCTGCGTGGAAGATGCCCGCGACCTGACGAAGCACGACGCAGCCATCCTGCCGGACGGGTTCTCGTACCGCAAACCATTCGCCGAGCGACGCGCCCACTACGACAAGATCCCGTGCATCGGTGGTCGTGGATTGGAACAACAACGCGAAACCCTGACCAAGGAACGCACGCAGCTGCGCCGCGAACTCGAGCGCTTGCAACCGCTCGCCAACCTGCTCAACGAAGCGGAGCAGCTCTTCCGCAGCCAGCGCCTCGACTCGCCGAGCCTCGGTGCCCAATTGGCGGACTTACAAAAGCTGCACGAACTCGAACAACGCCGAGCCGCGGTGGTCGAGCAGTTGGGAACCATCGAGGTCGCGGACTTCGAAGCGAAGGATCAGGAGTTGCGCGAGATCGAGCTCCAGATCGATCAGGCGGAACAGGAACTCAAAGACCTGCGCAAGAGCGACCTCAAGATGCAGATTGGCGGGTGCCAACGCAGCCTCGACGACGCGAGCGAAAAGCTCGAACGCGCCGACACCGAGCTCAAGCGCTTCCGCGCCGAGGGGCCGAACCTGCGCGATCATCAAACGCGTCGCGCCGAGCTCTACAAAGAACTCACCCACGAGTACCCGGTCACCGACGTGGCCTGCTCGCAGGCCGAGCGCTTCGAACGCAAGTGCGCCGAGCGCGCAATCACCGCACGCAGCGAATTGGTCGAAGCTCGCAAGGAACTCGCCCGCGACTTCCCCGCATACAATGAGTTCTCTCCGGAAGACCCAGGCAACGGACCGTGGGACGAACGCCTCACGCGCATCGCCAACAGCGATATCCCAGCCTACGAAAACAAGGCCAAGCGCGAGGAAAAGAACTGGCAGGAAATCTTCCGCAAGCAGGTGTTGGTCAAATTGCGCAGCGCTCTGATGCGCGTCGATATGACCTTGAAGCTCCTCAACAAAGAGCTCAAGAAGCCTATCGGCCACCACGTCTATCAGATCCGCAAAAAGCGCAACCCGGACTACGCCACCTACCAACAGTTGGTCGACAACTCGGCACTCGCCGATGAGGGGGGATTGTTCTTCGACACGATCGACAGCGAGACCAAGGACGAAGTGGAACGCATCTTCAACCTGCTCGTCGACGACCCGAATAACACCGAAGCGCTCAACTTCCTCGATTACCGCAATTACTACGACTACGACATGTCGGTGGTCGACACCCGCGATCCGGATGCCCGCGAAACCTCAGTGGACAAACAAAGCGGAAAGTTCAGTGGCGGTGAGAACCAGAGCCCGTATTTCATTGCGATCCTGGCCTGCTACCTGCGCGCGTATCACCGCTACGAACGCGGGTCGAACAACCCAAGCATTGGACTGGTGCCAATCGATGAAGCCTTCTCGAAGCTCTCCGGCGAACGGATCCGCGACTGTATCGAAGCACTCAAATCACTTGAGCTGCAAGGCGCGTTCTCGATGTCGTCAGGCAACATTCCTTACGCCATCGACCTCTGCGACCAGACCATGGTCGTCTCGAAACGCGAAACCACCAAGCAACGCAAGACATTCATCCGCAACATCGCAGTGTCGCTCACCCGCGCAGACGCCCGCAAGCGACTGATGGGGGGAAGCTAA
- the secA gene encoding preprotein translocase subunit SecA, translating into MLKWIMNKVVGSRNQRILKTFRPLVAEINQLEEELQKLPESVLQQKTAEWQQLFKPFHNPNIAPEAKLARMEVSELREIGDALNKQLLAIADHLPGFDTTVLSGSESTAEEFAAAITAAKERFLENEEKFPAIEEKLLNDILPEAFAVVKNGARRLCGQSWDACDTPVEWNMVHFDVQLMGGIGLHRGLIAEMQTGEGKTLVATLPVYLRALTGRGVHVITVNDYLARRDSEWVGYLYKFLGLTVGCIQNQQPPSFRREQYECDITYGTNSEFGFDYLRDNGMATSKAEQVQRGHYFAIIDEVDSILIDEARTPLIISGPVTTSTQQFDQYKPLVEQLVRKQNVLVNETLADAKKAIEAEDLETAGLLLYKVKCGQPRNRGLARLMEEPEIRRAIDKAELTLLQDTKKKAMIDLKEELYFSVDEKGHDADLTEMGRQFLNPDDPDAFMLPDLATEFAELDARTDVDDAERAQLKEELQQRLDHQGMRIHSITQLVKAYTLFEKDVSYVVTEGKVVIVDENTGREMPGRRWSDGLHQAVEAKEGVTIDKETQTLATITIQNYFRMYEKLAGMTGTAETEAAEFHDIYKLDVLVVPTNRPSRREDENDRIFKTRREKFNAVIGRIKEAHAAGQPVLVGTASVDASETLGRMLKREKIPHAILNAKHHRQEAEIVARAGQPGAVTVATNMAGRGTDIKLGPGVDELGGLLVLGTERHESRRIDRQLRGRCARQGDAGQSVFYLSFEDDLMRNFGASERMTSMMERFGMEEGEELQHPLLNRSVETAQKRVEQRNYTIRKRVLEYDDVMNQQRQVVYTYRNEIIESERPRDLIYELIEEAVPARVSTYLFDDADAENPNDYEGLMQWVNSTFPLRMTQEEADFENKSVDEASQFIIDQVRKAYDLKVAHENEDVVEELERYIVLSAVDKLWQEHLYSMDSLREGIHLRSQGQKDPLVEYKKEAYELFDELMGTIQQEALGNLFRSTTNLQQFEQFLQSLPTQLSGAGLPDGGIPQPASDAPAEPAKKLSIGLRKAQPRVGRNDDCPCGSGKKFKSCCGRTA; encoded by the coding sequence ATGCTTAAATGGATCATGAACAAGGTCGTTGGTTCCCGAAACCAACGAATCCTGAAAACCTTCCGTCCGCTGGTCGCCGAGATCAACCAACTCGAAGAAGAACTGCAAAAGCTTCCTGAAAGCGTCCTGCAGCAGAAGACCGCCGAGTGGCAGCAGCTCTTCAAGCCGTTCCACAACCCGAACATTGCGCCGGAAGCCAAGCTGGCGCGGATGGAGGTCAGCGAACTTCGCGAGATCGGAGACGCGCTGAACAAGCAGTTGCTCGCCATTGCAGACCACCTGCCTGGGTTCGACACCACGGTGCTCAGCGGCAGCGAAAGCACCGCAGAAGAATTTGCAGCAGCCATCACAGCGGCCAAGGAACGCTTCCTCGAAAACGAAGAGAAGTTCCCCGCGATCGAAGAGAAACTCCTCAACGACATTCTCCCTGAAGCCTTCGCCGTGGTGAAGAACGGCGCACGCCGCCTCTGCGGCCAGAGCTGGGACGCCTGCGACACTCCGGTGGAATGGAACATGGTCCACTTCGACGTCCAGCTGATGGGCGGCATCGGCCTCCACCGCGGACTCATCGCCGAGATGCAGACCGGTGAAGGTAAGACACTCGTCGCCACCCTTCCCGTCTACCTGCGCGCGCTCACCGGCCGCGGGGTGCACGTCATCACCGTCAACGACTACCTCGCCCGACGTGACTCGGAGTGGGTTGGTTACCTCTACAAGTTCCTCGGTCTGACCGTCGGCTGCATTCAGAACCAGCAGCCACCGTCATTCCGCCGCGAGCAGTACGAGTGCGACATTACCTACGGCACCAACAGCGAGTTCGGCTTCGACTACCTGCGCGACAACGGCATGGCAACGTCCAAGGCCGAGCAGGTGCAGCGCGGCCACTACTTCGCAATTATTGATGAGGTCGACTCCATCCTCATCGACGAAGCGCGTACCCCGCTGATCATTTCCGGTCCGGTCACCACATCGACCCAGCAGTTCGACCAGTACAAGCCGCTCGTCGAGCAGCTGGTGCGCAAGCAGAACGTGTTGGTCAACGAAACTCTGGCCGATGCCAAAAAGGCGATCGAAGCCGAAGACCTCGAGACCGCCGGATTGTTGCTCTACAAAGTGAAGTGCGGCCAGCCTCGCAACCGCGGACTCGCCCGCTTGATGGAAGAACCGGAAATCCGCCGCGCCATCGACAAAGCCGAGTTGACCCTTCTTCAAGACACGAAGAAGAAGGCCATGATCGACCTCAAGGAGGAGCTCTACTTCTCCGTCGACGAAAAAGGCCACGACGCCGACCTCACCGAGATGGGCCGTCAGTTCCTCAACCCGGACGATCCGGATGCCTTCATGCTGCCTGACCTGGCCACCGAGTTCGCCGAGCTCGACGCCCGCACCGACGTCGACGACGCCGAGCGCGCCCAGCTCAAGGAAGAACTCCAGCAGCGCCTCGACCACCAGGGCATGCGCATTCACAGCATCACCCAGCTGGTCAAAGCCTACACGCTCTTCGAGAAGGACGTGAGCTACGTCGTCACCGAAGGCAAAGTGGTCATCGTCGATGAAAACACCGGCCGTGAAATGCCGGGCCGCCGCTGGTCCGACGGTCTCCACCAGGCGGTGGAAGCCAAGGAAGGCGTCACCATCGACAAGGAAACCCAGACGCTCGCGACCATCACCATCCAGAACTATTTCCGGATGTACGAGAAGCTCGCCGGCATGACCGGAACCGCGGAAACAGAAGCCGCCGAGTTCCACGACATCTACAAGCTCGATGTGTTGGTGGTCCCTACCAACCGCCCGTCCCGCCGCGAAGACGAAAACGACCGCATCTTCAAGACGCGTCGTGAGAAGTTCAACGCCGTGATCGGCCGCATCAAGGAAGCCCATGCCGCCGGCCAGCCGGTGCTGGTGGGTACCGCCTCGGTGGATGCCTCGGAAACCTTGGGCCGCATGCTCAAGCGCGAGAAGATCCCACACGCCATCCTCAACGCGAAACACCACCGTCAGGAAGCGGAGATCGTGGCACGCGCCGGCCAGCCCGGTGCCGTCACCGTCGCCACCAACATGGCGGGCCGTGGAACCGACATTAAGCTCGGACCAGGCGTGGACGAACTCGGCGGCTTGCTGGTGCTCGGCACCGAACGCCACGAGTCGCGCCGAATCGACCGCCAGTTGCGCGGACGATGCGCCCGTCAAGGTGACGCCGGCCAGTCCGTCTTCTACCTCTCGTTCGAAGACGACCTGATGCGTAACTTCGGAGCCTCGGAGCGCATGACCTCGATGATGGAGCGCTTCGGCATGGAAGAAGGCGAAGAGCTGCAACACCCATTGCTCAACCGTTCGGTGGAAACCGCTCAAAAGCGTGTCGAACAACGCAACTACACCATCCGTAAGCGCGTGCTCGAATACGACGACGTGATGAACCAACAGCGCCAGGTGGTCTACACCTACCGCAACGAGATCATCGAGTCGGAGCGCCCACGCGACCTCATCTACGAACTGATCGAGGAAGCCGTGCCAGCACGTGTCAGCACGTATCTTTTCGACGACGCCGACGCCGAGAACCCGAACGACTACGAAGGCCTGATGCAGTGGGTCAACTCCACCTTCCCGCTGCGCATGACCCAAGAGGAAGCCGACTTCGAAAACAAGTCGGTGGACGAAGCCTCACAGTTCATCATCGACCAGGTGCGCAAAGCGTACGACCTCAAGGTGGCTCATGAGAACGAGGACGTGGTCGAGGAGCTAGAGCGTTACATCGTACTCAGCGCGGTCGACAAGCTGTGGCAGGAGCACCTCTACAGCATGGACTCACTGCGTGAGGGCATCCACTTGCGCTCGCAGGGCCAGAAGGACCCACTCGTCGAGTACAAGAAGGAAGCTTACGAGTTGTTCGACGAATTGATGGGCACCATCCAACAGGAAGCGCTCGGCAATTTGTTCCGATCGACCACCAACTTGCAGCAGTTCGAGCAGTTCTTGCAAAGCCTGCCGACCCAGCTCAGCGGCGCCGGCCTGCCGGATGGCGGGATCCCACAGCCAGCATCGGACGCACCAGCCGAGCCTGCCAAGAAGCTCAGCATTGGATTGCGCAAGGCACAGCCACGCGTGGGACGCAATGACGACTGCCCATGCGGCAGCGGCAAGAAGTTCAAATCCTGCTGTGGACGCACCGCCTAA
- a CDS encoding DUF4194 domain-containing protein yields the protein MNEIPTPQDEASQQSAGLFTPNLQPRDKQMLQDVAHRLLAHGSLLRARGSEKALYDWAMEHMGWLEDWAEVIGLKIIVQRDDRLIMAVPEVPSLTRRLRRDETLVALALWYDYDVEVRENGAHDVFLTVRDFNEQFCSKFPSMQPLSASRLREILRGFAKFNLIETDWTDDFSDSVIQVLPTLRFAIPFPDIEEWLKAASAFNTEAENPAGDAAEESPATEDAPSSDETEDSEA from the coding sequence ATGAACGAGATTCCCACACCCCAAGATGAAGCATCCCAGCAGTCCGCCGGGTTGTTTACTCCCAACCTGCAACCGCGGGACAAGCAGATGCTGCAAGACGTGGCGCACCGATTGCTGGCGCACGGATCGTTGCTACGCGCCCGCGGATCGGAAAAAGCACTCTACGACTGGGCGATGGAGCACATGGGCTGGCTTGAGGACTGGGCGGAGGTCATTGGTCTCAAGATCATTGTCCAACGGGACGACCGCTTGATCATGGCGGTGCCTGAGGTGCCGAGCCTGACGCGCCGCCTGCGCCGGGACGAGACGCTCGTGGCGCTGGCCTTGTGGTACGACTACGACGTCGAGGTGCGTGAAAATGGCGCGCACGATGTGTTCCTGACGGTGCGCGATTTCAACGAGCAGTTCTGCAGCAAGTTCCCATCGATGCAGCCGCTGTCGGCGTCGCGCTTGCGCGAGATCCTGCGAGGCTTTGCCAAGTTCAATTTGATCGAAACCGATTGGACCGACGACTTTTCCGACAGCGTGATCCAAGTGCTGCCGACCCTGCGCTTCGCCATTCCATTCCCGGACATCGAAGAGTGGCTCAAGGCTGCCAGTGCGTTCAACACAGAGGCCGAAAACCCGGCGGGTGACGCAGCTGAAGAATCACCGGCAACCGAAGACGCCCCATCCAGCGACGAAACTGAAGACTCCGAGGCATGA
- a CDS encoding Wadjet anti-phage system protein JetA family protein, with protein MSQHIFDDTPSSFFAVLTWRYGRQYIDALDRMEEMQRHRHGVGLTREELLDVCEDVISASRETLDTNGDDDDTKLTAPGMLRQMLVSKWLEEPKRSDYQRVYYLDNRAEILLDCLRRMAYPEQVTFTDKLHLVCARIQDKTAFTDHPLSDLEACTDNLRYGLQELRSLQQGMARLTQRQLRSDSLKENLQVLYDDFSENIGQRCYKQLIDLDIPVRLPLVREQLDAIRHDPTIVAKMEIELQKRRPELSDDEISLRVARSIQDAVDMLDSVEPQSEAVDRRAADFARRSFARFRYLQEVSSGRRSEMRSLFELINERYAECKLSNLPEDLQLPSLNIPAVGLLSGTDSLFRPRGPRAKGVKTRILEDLDDGVDLDHAVDEMTDNINSSLTTMRANRFYQSLGVPKDGLASQHLEPADDEWLLEVVGLLLHGETTESDYRVHSPREDHNEPETSTTGDYVLDQFTIHPKAR; from the coding sequence TTGAGCCAACATATCTTTGACGACACCCCATCGTCGTTTTTCGCCGTGCTGACCTGGCGCTACGGACGCCAGTATATCGACGCGCTCGACCGCATGGAGGAAATGCAACGCCATCGCCATGGCGTGGGGCTGACGCGTGAGGAATTGCTCGATGTGTGCGAGGACGTGATCTCCGCCAGCCGGGAAACACTCGACACCAACGGGGACGACGACGACACCAAACTCACCGCCCCAGGCATGCTGCGCCAGATGTTGGTTTCCAAATGGCTCGAAGAACCCAAGCGCAGCGACTACCAGCGCGTCTACTACTTGGACAACCGCGCAGAGATCCTGCTCGACTGCCTGCGCCGCATGGCCTACCCCGAGCAGGTCACGTTCACGGACAAACTGCACCTCGTCTGCGCCCGTATCCAGGACAAGACTGCGTTCACCGATCATCCGTTGTCGGACTTGGAAGCCTGTACCGACAACCTTCGCTACGGCTTGCAGGAACTGCGATCGCTGCAGCAAGGCATGGCACGCCTTACCCAGCGCCAGCTGCGCTCGGACTCGCTGAAGGAGAACCTGCAGGTGCTCTATGATGATTTCTCCGAGAACATTGGCCAGCGTTGTTACAAACAACTGATCGATCTCGATATCCCGGTGCGCCTCCCATTGGTGCGCGAGCAACTCGACGCCATCCGCCACGACCCGACCATCGTTGCCAAGATGGAGATCGAGCTGCAAAAGCGTCGCCCCGAGCTCAGCGATGACGAAATCTCGCTGCGCGTGGCACGCAGTATCCAGGATGCCGTGGACATGCTCGACAGCGTGGAGCCGCAAAGCGAGGCGGTTGACCGTCGTGCCGCGGACTTTGCCCGCCGATCGTTCGCACGCTTCCGTTACCTGCAGGAGGTTTCCAGCGGCCGCCGCTCCGAAATGCGTTCGCTCTTTGAACTGATCAACGAACGTTACGCGGAGTGCAAACTGAGCAACCTCCCGGAGGACTTGCAATTGCCATCGCTGAACATTCCAGCAGTCGGCCTGCTCTCCGGCACGGATTCACTCTTCCGCCCGCGCGGTCCGCGTGCCAAGGGCGTGAAAACGCGCATCCTCGAAGATCTCGACGACGGCGTGGATCTGGACCACGCGGTGGATGAGATGACCGACAACATCAACAGCTCGCTGACAACGATGCGGGCCAACCGATTCTACCAAAGCCTAGGTGTTCCCAAGGACGGCCTCGCTTCACAACACCTCGAGCCCGCCGACGACGAATGGCTGCTCGAAGTGGTGGGCTTGCTGCTCCACGGAGAGACCACCGAAAGCGATTACCGCGTGCACTCACCGCGCGAAGACCACAACGAACCGGAAACCAGCACGACCGGCGACTACGTGCTCGACCAATTTACGATCCATCCGAAAGCGCGATGA
- a CDS encoding quinone-dependent dihydroorotate dehydrogenase, with protein sequence MSDLSFGAIAALSAKLYPFSRKQLFKMDAEDAHHFSMKMLSSLQSVGLTGNATPPGKPVKCMGLTFPNAVGLGAGLDKDGVAIDALGGLGFGAIEIGTLTPKPQPGNDAPRLFRIIEAEGIINRMGFNNDGIDAALPRARARRYKGILGINIGKNKVTPNENAVDDYLYCFRAAADTADYITVNFSSPNTPGLRDLQSAEALTSLLAPLKDEQKKIADKTGKYTPIAVKIAPDLDDDQLASMAKVFKDVDIDCVIATNTTISRDTVEGMPHASETGGLSGAPVRDLSTAIIRKLRDRLDPEIPIIGVGGITRPEDAVEKIQAGAAMVQIYSGFIFKGPKLIQDSVRALANL encoded by the coding sequence ATGTCCGACCTTTCTTTTGGCGCCATTGCCGCACTTTCCGCCAAGCTCTACCCTTTTTCCCGCAAGCAGCTCTTCAAGATGGATGCGGAGGACGCGCACCATTTCTCGATGAAGATGCTCAGCTCCCTGCAAAGCGTCGGTCTGACGGGCAATGCCACGCCTCCCGGCAAACCGGTGAAGTGCATGGGTCTCACGTTCCCCAACGCGGTAGGTCTTGGCGCAGGTCTCGACAAAGACGGCGTAGCGATCGACGCACTCGGTGGGCTCGGCTTTGGCGCGATCGAAATCGGCACACTCACACCGAAGCCCCAGCCTGGTAATGACGCGCCGCGTTTGTTCCGCATCATCGAAGCGGAAGGCATCATCAACCGCATGGGCTTTAACAACGACGGCATCGACGCCGCGCTCCCACGCGCCCGCGCCCGCCGCTACAAGGGCATCCTCGGCATCAACATCGGCAAAAACAAAGTCACGCCGAACGAAAACGCCGTGGACGATTACCTCTACTGCTTCCGCGCCGCTGCCGACACCGCGGACTACATCACGGTGAACTTCTCGTCGCCCAACACCCCGGGCCTGCGCGACCTCCAATCCGCCGAGGCATTGACTTCGCTGCTCGCTCCACTCAAGGACGAGCAAAAGAAGATCGCCGACAAAACCGGCAAGTACACGCCGATTGCCGTCAAGATCGCTCCGGACCTGGACGACGATCAACTCGCCTCGATGGCCAAGGTTTTCAAAGACGTCGACATCGACTGCGTGATCGCCACCAACACGACCATCTCCCGCGACACCGTCGAGGGCATGCCGCACGCCAGCGAAACGGGCGGACTCTCCGGCGCCCCGGTGCGTGACCTCAGCACCGCGATCATCCGCAAGCTGCGCGACCGCCTGGACCCGGAAATCCCGATCATCGGCGTGGGTGGCATCACCCGTCCGGAAGACGCGGTAGAGAAGATCCAGGCAGGCGCTGCAATGGTTCAGATCTACAGCGGATTCATCTTCAAAGGGCCAAAGCTGATCCAGGACAGCGTCCGCGCACTGGCGAATCTGTAG
- the pdxH gene encoding pyridoxamine 5'-phosphate oxidase, which translates to MDLSDYRREYLKGGLHEDEMPADPFEQFAFWFKQATDADYPEPNAMSLATADANGRPSLRTVLLKYFDTNGFVFFTNYTSRKAKEIEQNAQVSLLFPWVTLERQVIVVGRAEKISTAESLKYFSSRPRSSQLGAWVSAQSQAIPTRKFLEMKLAEIGRKFKEGKVPLPDFWGGYRVVPEEIEFWQGGAARLHDRFQYTRESTETNDWSIQRLSP; encoded by the coding sequence ATGGACCTTTCCGACTACCGCCGCGAGTACCTCAAAGGCGGACTACACGAAGACGAAATGCCTGCCGATCCATTCGAGCAGTTTGCGTTCTGGTTCAAGCAAGCGACCGACGCCGACTATCCGGAGCCGAACGCGATGTCACTGGCGACAGCGGACGCGAATGGCCGCCCGTCGTTGCGCACGGTCTTGCTGAAGTATTTCGACACCAACGGCTTTGTGTTTTTCACCAACTACACCAGCCGCAAGGCAAAGGAGATCGAGCAGAACGCGCAGGTCTCGTTGCTTTTCCCATGGGTCACGCTGGAGCGCCAGGTCATCGTCGTCGGGCGTGCGGAAAAGATTTCCACCGCGGAATCGCTGAAGTACTTCTCGAGCCGGCCGCGCAGCAGCCAGTTGGGAGCGTGGGTATCGGCTCAGAGTCAGGCCATCCCGACGCGGAAGTTCCTCGAAATGAAGCTGGCTGAGATCGGGCGTAAGTTCAAAGAAGGCAAAGTGCCGCTGCCCGACTTCTGGGGCGGCTACCGCGTGGTTCCGGAAGAGATCGAATTCTGGCAAGGCGGAGCGGCCCGCCTCCATGACCGCTTTCAATACACCCGCGAATCGACTGAGACCAACGACTGGTCAATCCAGCGCTTGTCGCCATGA